In one Cercospora beticola chromosome 1, complete sequence genomic region, the following are encoded:
- the CTB5 gene encoding FAD-dependent monooxygenase ctb5 (antiSMASH:Cluster_6~SMCOG1138:FAD linked oxidase domain protein~CAZy:AA7): MLGLNLQQVLSNVPTISSIVSGVGSYQHGSDSSAWASVAASKSCCDALTKSLGKNSVVFPYDAAYSQSMGSYFSLKNSDLHPSCIALPRSAEDVSKAVRTLSLGAHKWEGQCQFGVRGGGHTPFKGAASTDNGIVLDLLHMPSAGISPDYETITVSPSTTWDLVYEVLDAHNRSTLGTKVAGIGVGGASTSCGVSYFSPRYGYICDMVENWEVVLATGDIVNANANENPDLWKALRGGINNFGIVTAVTLKTFGQGPFWGGQTFHSIDTRQEHFKNHEKLASAHPYDPYAHYINTLVWANGGHWFIGNSIQYTKSDPPVAEPEVFKPFLKTERTPIFPGLPEDTLRVDNVTSFSREYAANTLYPQRWQFACISFAPDADFMETFFQMANDAMQQYVKLAGFKLILNYQPAPTVQLERNGAVDSLGPIQTEGNVVFVHWAVSYDESEAQFDDAITKSVQDLFHAANAKAKELGIYRHFIQPTYADSWQSPFDYRSKSTIEELVATSKKYDPLQVFQKQVPGGFKLPQI, encoded by the exons ATGTTGGGGCTTAATTTACAACAGGTCCTCTCCAATGTTCCTACGATATCCAGCATTGTCAGTGGTGTAGGCTCATATCAACATGGGTCAGACAGCAGTGCATGGGCTTCTGTGGCGGCGTCAAAATCTTGT TGCGATGCGTTGACCAAAAGTTTGGGCAAGAATTCAGTGGTTTTCCCATATGATGCGGCCTACTCTCAATCAATGGGCTCATACTTCAGCTTGAAGAATAGCGACCTCCACCCCAGTTGCATAGCACTTCCACGATCAGCAGAAGATGTCTCGAAGGCAGTGCGCACATTGTCTCTCGGCGCACACAAATGGGAGGGGCAATGCCAATTCGGCGTCCGAGGTGGTGGCCATACGCCCTTCAAAGGAGCCGCAAGCACCGACAACGGGATTGtgctcgatcttctccaCATGCCGTCCGCGGGCATATCGCCAGACTATGAAACCATTACAGTGTCACCCAGTACGACATGGGATCTGGTATACGAAGTCCTCGATGCTCACAACCGAAGCACGCTTGGTACCAAAGTCGCCGGTATCGGTGTCGGAGGAGCGTCAACGAGCTGCGGAGTCTCCTATTTCTCGCCTCGCTATGGATATATTTGCGATATGGTAGAGAACTGGGAAGTCGTTCTGGCCACCGGCGATATCGTCAATGCCAACGCGAATGAGAATCCCGATCTCTGGAAAGCGCTGCGAGGTGGAATCAACAACTTCGGCATCGTCACCGCTGTTACATTGAAGACCTTTGGACAAGGCCCCTTCTGGGGCGGCCAGACCTTCCACTCCATCGACACCCGCCAAGAACACTTCAAGAATCATGAGAAACTGGCCTCGGCGCATCCCTATGATCCATACGCACATTACATCAATACTCTTGTCTGGGCAAACGGAGGCCATTGGTTCATCGGCAACAGCATCCAGTACACCAAGAGCGACCCGCCCGTGGCAGAGCCAGAAGTCTTCAAACCGTTCCTCAAGACCGAACGAACCCCGATTTTCCCTGGGCTGCCTGAAGACACTCTTCGAGTGGACAACGTCACCTCGTTCTCCCGCGAGTACGCAGCAAACACCTTATACCCTCAACGCTGGCAATTCGCGTGCATCAGCTTCGCTCCGGATGCAGACTTCATGGAGACATTCTTCCAAATGGCCAACGACGCCATGCAGCAATACGTAAAATTGGCAGGCTTCAAGCTCATCCTCAACTACCAACCCGCACCAACTGTTCAGCTGGAACGTAATGGAGCAGTGGACTCCCTGGGCCCAATCCAAACTGAAGGCAATGTTGTCTTTGTACACTGGGCTGTCAGCTACGATGAGTCCGAGGCCCAGTTCGACGATGCTATCACCAAGAGCGTCCAAGACTTGTTCCACGCTGCAAATGCCAAGGCCAAAGAGTTGGGTATCTACAGGCATTTCATCCAACCTACTTATGCAGACAGCTGGCAGAGCCCCTTTGATTACAGAAGCAAGAGCACGATTGAGGAACTGGTTGCCACGAGCAAGAAGTATGATCCTCTACAGGTTTTCCAGAAGCAGGTGCCGGGTGGCTTCAAGCTGCCGCAGATTTGA
- a CDS encoding uncharacterized protein (antiSMASH:Cluster_6) — protein sequence MHRKSSRTPLTDLLCDTHRRVEELRANGDLRISGHTLDVASVVAVARHNVVPKIEEINGVLSLAKSVKVVQASYEKGETLYGINTGFGGSADVRSQNPDALQRSLLQTLQSAVLTTRDRTGVANGIQSHALPAAWTKAMMAVRANSVLRGHSAISRDAVDALLNLLHQRITPIVPLRGSISASGDLMPLAYVAGAIEGSPDVFVEVEERSKVTVQQADQALLSRGLTPTALSARDALALVNGTSASAAVASLVFAEAAQLSILSACITALNSEAMSARVEWSHPFLSDIRPHPGQYETSHIIRTFLQDSEMVSGAGDDITMAGSLVERFEGSLAQDRYPLRTSPQWLGPQFEDILSAHTQISTELNSTSDNPSTDPVGGQVYCGGNFQASSITSAVEKMRLGLQMVGKMLFSQTTEILNHQMSNGLPANLAADDPSQSFCLKGLDINMAAYQSELSFLANPVSNHVQSAEMHNQAINSLALLSARYTHQAVELVALLSASALYAACQGVDLRVMHATFLSEVTPQIDDLCTATLSVHTGEAGYKDIVASASKAMRRTWWKNASASFEQRSDKAAQAYVLHLAGLDPSSRSKIHLNLSIKDVNSLQAKIKSELLHTFTAKRATFLESPDTAQYLGAGTRKLHGYVRNTLAVPMHHGLEAHPRCGSGDQGKRKTIGSQVSIIYEAIRDGILFGEVAEAMHELGIVALPN from the exons ATGCACCGTAAAAGCAGCCGTACGCCCTTGACAGACTTGCTCTGTGATACGCACAGACGGGTTGAGGAGCTCCGCGCCAATGGCGACCTACGGATCTCGGGTCACACGCTAGACGTGGCCAGTGTCGTGGCAGTAGCGAG GCACAACGTCGTCCCCAAAATCGAGGAGATCAATGGAGTGCTAAGTCTTGCAAAGAGCGTCAAGGTTGTGCAAGCCAGCTATGAGAAAGGGGAAACTCTCTACG GCATCAACACTGGCTTTGGCGGAAGTGCCGATGTTCGTTCACAGAATCCGGATGCTCTGCAGCGCAGCCTTCTACAGACACTGCAGAGCGCCGTTCTAACAACTCGGGATCGAACTGGAGTAGCCAACGGAATTCAATCCCATGCACTGCCCGCGGCATGGACGAAAGCCATGATGGCGGTGAGGGCCAACTCGGTACTGCGTGGCCACTCAGCCATTTCTCGGGACGCTGTTGATGCACTTTTGAATCTGCTCCATCAAAGAATTACACCAATTGTGCCTCTTCGCGGCTCAATATCTGCCTCTGGGGATCTTATGCCTCTTGCCTACGTCGCTGGCGCCATTGAGGGCTCACCTGATGTGTTCGTTGAAGTGGAAGAGCGGTCTAAGGTCACAGTACAGCAAGCAGATCAGGCCCTCTTATCCCGAGGGCTGACGCCTACCGCATTGTCTGCGAGAgatgctcttgctcttgtcaATGGTACATCCGCTTCCGCAGCTGTCGCCAGCTTGGTGTTCGCAGAAGCCGCACAACTCTCCATTCTATCTGCATGCATCACTGCACTCAATTCGGAAGCTATGTCAGCGCGCGTAGAGTGGTCCCATCCCTTCCTCTCCGATATAAGGCCTCATCCTGGGCAATATGAAACATCCCACATCATCAGAACTTTTCTTCAGGACTCGGAAATGGTATCTGGGGCTGGCGACGACATCACGATGGCGGGAAGTCTTGTTGAGCGCTTTGAAGGCTCACTTGCACAGGATCGATATCCGCTGCGTACCTCGCCACAATGGCTGGGACCTCAATTTGAAGACATTCTATCAGCTCACACACAGATATCTACTGAGCTGAACTCGACCTCTGACAACCCTA GCACCGATCCTGTGGGAGGCCAGGTCTATTGCGGTGGTAACTTCCAGGCGTCTAGCATTACATCTGCGGTTGAAAAAATGCGCCTTGGGTTGCA GATGGTCGGGAAGATGTTATTCAGCCAGACTACAGAGATCCTCAATCATCAGATGAGCAATGGACTGCCAGCCAACCTTGCAGCTGACGATCCTAGCCAATCCTTTTGCTTGAAAGGTCTGGATATCAACATGGCAGCATATCAATCGGAATTGTCCTTCTTGGCAAACCCGGTTTCCAACCATGTGCAGTCTGCAGAGATGCACAACCAGGCCATCAATTCCCTTGCGCTACTGTCGGCAAGATATACCCACCAGGCTGTCGAACTGGTGGCTCTCTTGTCCGCTAGCGCACTTTATGCCGCTTGTCAAGGGGTGGATCTACGCGTCATGCATGCGACGTTCCTCAGCGAGGTCACTCCACAGATCGATGATCTGTGCACTGCCACGCTGTCGGTGCACACTGGCGAGGCAGGCTATAAGGATATCGTTGCTTCTGCATCCAAGGCAATGCGGAGAACCTG GTGGAAGAATGCTTCGGCCTCTTTCGAGCAGCGGAGTGACAAAGCTGCGCAGGCTTATGTGCTCCATCTTGCTGGGCTTGACCCATCTTCCCGGAGCAAGATCCACCTCAACCTGTCGATCAAAGATGTGAACAGTCTGCAGGCCAAGATCAAGTCCGAGCTGCTTCACACTTTCACCGCGAAACGTGCTACGTTCCTGGAATCACCAGATACTGCACAATATCTCGGCGCGGGAACTAGGAAGCTGCACGGATATGTTCGGAATACTCTGGCTGTGCCAATGCATCACGGCTTAGAGGCTCATCCACGTTGCGGATCCGGAGACCAAGGCAAGCGCAAGACTATAGGCTCGCAGGTCTCTATCATCTACGAAGCCATCCGGGATGGGATTCTCTTTGGCGAGGTAGCTGAAGCGATGCATGAGCTTGGAATCGTTGCGCTGCCTAATTGA
- a CDS encoding uncharacterized protein (antiSMASH:Cluster_6~SMCOG1005:Drug resistance transporter, EmrB/QacA): MASPARSTHTDTESHDVVKSDSESKLELEHSDSDIQDEKPASKSAETPEAKSEEDEELNDQGEKYISGWPLVFLLLAMVSTVFIVALSNTIISTAIPAITTAFNSTRDIGWYNSGEALAATAFQLPFGRAYLLMDLKWTFLVSLTLYLIGSLICGVANSSVLLILGRAIAGVGNAGVFAGVFIIIARNVPLRKRALYAGLVGATFAIAAVLGPVLGGIFTDRISWRWCFYINLPIGAVAVAIIVFLLPSRPGEKAAEVKDLSWWQFFLKLNPFGSALLLGSLACFFLALQWGGGEYPWSAGRVVAVLVVFAVSFIGWLVLQYFQGEEATLPYNVAKQRTVGGASIYTLLLSAAFGLVIYYLPLWFQAVRSDSAEAAGLKQLGIVISLTLSSIAAGGAVVKIGYYYPFIYAGTILCSIGAGLLYTITLDTPQWDIIGYSIVFAIGIGVSLEQSNVAVQTVLPDAQIPAGTSLVLFVRLLGSAIPGPIGQSVLQTTLASRLGTEVAEQAYGGTGATEIRSKLDNIFGAGTPEARDALDAFNDSVTKIFMVAIIVSCLSVLPLPLIELKSVKREKRDNEDAKEGKKTNGTTGKTEDPEKGQSAEIAGKAV; the protein is encoded by the exons ATGGCAAGCCCAGCGCGATCAACGCATACTGACACAGAATCTCACGATGTTGTGAAGAGTGACTCCGAATCGAAACTGGAACTGGAGCACAGCGATTCTGATATTCAAGATGAGAAGCCAGCCTCGAAATCTGCGGAGACTCCTGAAGCCAagtcagaagaagatgaagaactcAACGATCAAGGCGAAAAGTATATCTCCGGCTGGCCTTTGGTATTCCTCTTGTTAGCCATGGTCTCAACAGTCTTCATTGTCGCTTTGAGCAACACCATCATCAGCACAGCCATCCCGGCCATCACAACAGCATTCAATAGTACGCGAGATATTGGTTGGTACAACTCCGGCGAGGCTCTTGCGGCCACAGCATTCCAACTACCTTTCGGACGAGCGTATCTGTTGATGGACCTGAAGTGGACTTTTCTCGTGTCATTGACCCTATACCTGATTGGCAGTCTGATCTGCGGAGTGGCAAACTCTTCTGTGCTTCTCATTCTGGGCAGAGCAATTGCAGGTGTCGGCAACGCAGGAGTCTTCGCTggcgtcttcatcatcatcgctcgAAACGTTCCTCTGCGAAAACGAGCACTTTATGCTGGGCTGGTTGGAGCGACAtttgccattgctgctgtgctgggACCTGTTCTGGGTGGTATCTTTACTGACCGTATTAGCTGGAGATGGTGCTTCTACA TCAATCTGCCTATTGGAGCTGTAGCGGTGGCTATCATAGTGTTCCTCTTGCCATCGAGACCAGGTGAAAAAGCAGCAGAGGTGAAGGACCTTTCCTGGTGGCAGTTCTTCCTAAAGCTCAATCCTTTTGGGTCGGCCCTTCTACTGGGATCCCTGGCATGTttctttcttgcccttcaGTGGGGCGGCGGCGAATATCCCTGGAGTGCTGGTCGCGTGGTCGCGGTCCTTGTGGTCTTCGCTGTCAGCTTCATTGGATGGCTGGTTCTGCAATATTTCCAAGGTGAAGAGGCCACACTACCATACAACGTTGCGAAACAGCGTACTGTGGGTGGCGCCTCCATCTATACCCTGCTTCTGAGCGCCGCATTTGGACTCGTGATATACTATCTGCCTCTTTG GTTTCAAGCAGTACGATCTGACAGTGCCGAAGCTGCTGGTCTCAAGCAACTTGGTATCGTCATCTCGCTCACTCTCTCATCAATTGCAGCTGGCGGTGCTGTTGTAAAAATAGGATATTACTATCCTTTCATTTACGCCGGAACTATCTTATGCAGCATCGGCGCTGGCTTGCTTTACACGATCACACTCGACACACCGCAATGGGATAT TATCGGTTATTCGATCGTATTCGCCATTGGTATCGGCGTCAGTCTCGAGCAATCCAACGTTGCTGTTCAGACTGTCCTGCCCGATGCTCAGATTCCAGCAGGCACAAGCTTGGTACTCTTCGTCCGATTACTTGGATCAGCAATCCCCGGACCCATCGGGCAAAGTGTACTCCAGACAACACTTGCCAGTAGGCTAGGGACTGAGGTCGCTGAGCAAGCTTATGGTGGCACCGGAGCAACTGAGATCCGCTCAAAGCTCGACAACATCTTTGGAGCTGGCACACCTGAAGCTCGAGATGCCCTTGACGCTTTCAATGATTCTGTGACGAAGATCTTCATGGTCGCAATCATAGTCTCTTGTCTGAGTGTGTTGCCTCTTCCACTCATCGAGCTCAAGAGCGTTAAGCGTGAGAAACGAGACAACGAAGACgccaaagaaggcaagaaaaCTAATGGGACGACGGGCAAGACAGAAGATCCAGAGAAAGGGCAGAGTGCAGAGATCGCGGGCAAAGCAGTGTGA
- the CTB7 gene encoding Monooxygenase ctb7 (SMCOG1087:hypothetical protein~antiSMASH:Cluster_6) — MASSNRRVLVNGGGPAGAVTAFWLAKGGFEVVVTERSMSRPYGQGVDVTGRASDIIKKMGLEQRIRDSTTGEAGLTVVDDQGEDVAPPLGTAPIEGGTASVTQEIEIMRRDLTKIFVDAAEALPNVTFRYGCTVDEVQQHEKSITAVLSDTGKPEDFTAIIGADGLGSAIRKLTFDPEINRRSVSPTNTYVAFFSIPGDPKYDTPVGKLQHANKGRGILVRPIDKKGTQRSCYLMSQSDSQELAQVARTGSQEDQKALLDNRFREFTGPLGKRAVEGMHSADDFYFTRIVQIKLDSWHSGRAALVGDAGYSPSPLTGQGTTLAIIGAYVLAGEMAKSPDDLERAFTSYYAILNKFVSESQEIPFGGQAPKLILPQSDWGIWLLRTFYKIISWTGIWRLLNFGNETVKVELPEYDFGGLD, encoded by the exons ATGGCATCATCTAACCGAAGAGTCCTGGTCAATGGCGGAGGACCCGCTGGCGCCGTGACGGCTTTCTGGCTTGCCAAGGGCGGCTTCGAGGTGGTTGTTACAGAGCGCTCAATGAGTCGGCCCTACGGACAAGGGGTCGACGTCACGGGACGCGCTTCCGACATTATCAAGAAGATGGGATTGGAGCAACGCATTCGAGACAGCACTACCGGTGAAGCAGGTCTGACCGTTGTCGACGATCAAGGCGAAGATGTTGCTCCCCCGCTGGGTACTGCACCTATCGAGGGAGGAACGGCCAGCGTCACACAAGAAATCGAGATCATGAGACGGGACTTGACAAAAATCTTTGTAGACGCTGCAGAAGCATTGCCAAATGTCACGTTCCGATATGGCTGCACGGTCGACGAAGTTCAACAGCATGAGAAGTCAATCACTGCCGTTTTATCCGACACAGGCAAACCAGAAGACTTCACTGCGATCATTGGTGCAGACGGGCTTGGATCAGCTATACGCAAGCTCACATTCGATCCGGAGATCAACAGACGTTCTGTGTCGCCGACCAATACCTACGTTGCGTTCTTCTCCATACCAGGTGATCCAAA GTACGATACCCCAGTCGGCAAACTCCAACATGCCAACAAAGGTCGCGGAATACTTGTCCGCCCCATTGATAAGAAGGGCACTCAAAGGTCATGTTACCTGATGTCGCAGTCCGATAGCCAGGAGCTGGCACAGGTTGCACGAACTGGATCGCAAGAAGACCAAAAGGCTCTTTTGGACAACAGATTCAGAGAGTTCACGGGCCCACTGGGTAAACGAGCCGTCGAAGGTATGCACAGCGCTGACGACTTCTACTTCACCCGCATAGTGCAAATCAAATTGGACTCGTGGCATAGTGGGCGAGCGGCTCTGGTGGGGGATGCTGGttactctccttctccgcttACAGGGCAAGGCACAACTCTTGCTATCATCGGTGCCTATGTGCTCGCGGGTGAGATGGCCAAAAGTCCGGACGATCTAGAACGGGCTTTCACCTCGTATTACGCTATACTCAACAAGTTTGTCAGCGAGTCCCAGGAAATTCCATTTGGAGGTCAAGCTCCGAAACTTATCTTGCCACAGTCAGACTGGGGCATATGGCTTCTTCGCACCTTCTACAAAATCATCTCCTGGACAGGCATCTGGCGCTTGCTCAATTTCGGGAACGAAACCGTAAAGGTTGAGCTTCCTGAGTACGATTTTGGTGGGCTGGATTGA
- a CDS encoding uncharacterized protein (antiSMASH:Cluster_6) encodes MRPSAQKIRCGKERPSCARCFSKDICCNYSPSLRTGRHPGSVVDQQSYNLHGNVDLPASERNELDVSSPNGQSCSNGHDISDFLQDNWPWDKPLGGLADATAPVHSHFSSSRDWATMDWTKAPSTRVTPLDWSPPHTLPPGMEHNNCPQHDCYATLLRLAAEQLHVPSQKCLNAASGVQADARCARDVDSLLTENREAIRLLDRSLSCACMSDMSVKLVAYMVANKIVSMYGAIVGEPDCGDIVDSPIFIGSYALDTAARRSVRARTVLNEIRQQVEPVVARLPRFQPVIPSERGGPQEQTCVVKTDEAVPIECMLRTELQRVVAIANSMIY; translated from the coding sequence ATGAGGCCCAGCGCACAGAAGATTCGATGTGGGAAGGAGCGTCCAAGTTGCGCGCGTTGCTTCAGCAAGGACATATGCTGCAACTATAGCCCCTCGCTGCGTACAGGCAGGCACCCAGGCTCTGTAGTGGATCAACAGTCATACAATTTGCATGGCAATGTCGATCTGCCAGCGTCAGAGCGAAACGAGCTGGATGTATCATCGCCGAATGGGCAATCCTGCAGCAACGGACATGATATTAGCGATTTTCTCCAAGACAATTGGCCATGGGACAAGCCACTGGGCGGTTTGGCGGACGCCACGGCACCTGTGCACTCACATTTCTCGAGTAGTCGCGATTGGGCAACGATGGACTGGACCAAGGCACCGAGTACTCGGGTCACGCCGTTGGACTGGTCACCGCCGCACACGCTGCCACCGGGAATGGAACACAACAATTGCCCACAGCACGACTGCTACGCGACTTTACTGCGTTTAGCAGCCGAGCAGCTGCATGTTCCTAGTCAGAAATGTTTGAACGCAGCCAGCGGAGTGCAGGCGGACGCTCGGTGCGCCAGAGATGTGGATTCGCTCTTGACTGAAAATCGAGAAGCGATCCGCCTCCTTGACCGGAGTCTAAGCTGTGCGTGCATGTCGGACATGAGCGTGAAGCTGGTGGCATACATGGTGGCGAACAAGATTGTCTCCATGTATGGGGCGATAGTGGGGGAGCCTGACTGCGGCGATATCGTGGACTCTCCGATCTTCATTGGCTCTTACGCATTAGACACAGCTGCAAGACGCTCCGTCAGGGCTCGAACCGTGCTGAACGAGATTCGACAGCAGGTCGAGCCCGTGGTCGCGAGACTGCCTCGCTTTCAACCCGTCATTCCGAGTGAACGAGGCGGACCCCAGGAGCAAACCTGCGTGGTAAAGACGGACGAAGCAGTGCCCATCGAGTGCATGTTGCGGACTGAACTGCAAAGAGTCGTTGCCATCGCGAATAGCATGATATATTAG
- a CDS encoding uncharacterized protein (antiSMASH:Cluster_6): MTKDPASPPPDPNTEQEWPVTDASMLFDDLGWSLASDDVNIPASKDIFDTQFFLDKDLAVLDATSNTTRAGADVLQYVPPAPIMTFEPLGHCRPLSATGESNPITSTGSSDCLTCIIQLLDDMHIRNPLCNDGAGYHHHPNSRSVDMVLMRNRIAVSTLAKAVDCPCFSAQGSIHLASYLLVSAVVSGYGAILRADGKPATALSITDRVAPSPLFMGSYELNEAAQRGIRGRIVLTELKNHLEPLLERLPRFRASLADEISQATDEESMPDVAMSNTPLEVQECVLREQLRSLVSAASQIP; the protein is encoded by the coding sequence ATGACCAAAGATCCTGCCTCACCACCTCCCGATCCCAATACTGAGCAAGAATGGCCTGTGACGGATGCAAGCATGCTGTTTGACGATCTGGGATGGTCACTGGCTTCTGACGATGTGAACATCCCCGCGTCGAAAGACATTTTCGATACCCAATTCTTTCTGGACAAAGACTTGGCCGTTCTCGATGCTACTTCTAACACCAcaagagctggagcagatgTCCTGCAATATGTTCCTCCAGCCCCAATCATGACGTTTGAGCCTCTCGGACATTGTCGACCTCTTTCAGCCACAGGCGAATCGAATCCTATCACTTCAACAGGAAGCAGCGATTGCCTCACGTGCATCATCCAGCTCCTGGATGACATGCACATCAGGAACCCTCTGTGCAACGACGGAGCTGGATATCATCACCATCCCAATTCGCGGAGCGTCGACATGGTGCTCATGCGCAACCGAATCGCCGTATCCACTTTAGCCAAGGCCGTAGACTGTCCCTGCTTCTCTGCTCAGGGATCCATACATCTGGCTTCTTACCTGCTGGTCTCGGCAGTGGTCAGCGGATATGGCGCCATCCTGAGGGCCGACGGGAAGCCGGCAACAGCCTTGTCGATCACCGACCGCGTCGCGCCTAGCCCATTGTTCATGGGATCGTACGAACTCAACGAAGCAGCTCAGCGTGGTATCCGCGGCCGAATTGTGTTGACTGAGCTCAAGAATCACCTCGAGCCGCTTTTAGAGCGCCTGCCTCGCTTCCGCGCGTCGCTCGCAGACGAGATTAGCCAAGCGACAGATGAAGAATCTATGCCCGATGTGGCGATGTCGAATACTCCTCTAGAGGTGCAGGAGTGTGTGCTACGGGAACAACTGAGGTCGCTCGTATCGGCGGCTAGCCAGATACCTTGA
- the CTB8 gene encoding Cercosporin biosynthesis regulatory protein ctb8 (antiSMASH:Cluster_6), whose protein sequence is MAKGSAGDAPNTRDTSFKRPKIRESCTHCSSQKIRCTKERPACARCVNKGLLCQYNISRRTGTRRHSVRATPEPETTISNAPTSSVAPDSVKIDGKRSPAMSDFALLDGLETFDNSLWHQPITTDIQDIDMQYFDFFDPGGYQAEPEPINSFDIDSTLLCGTSTAGYLPELDAEASTRPSSSSSPPSQRSDGGRATTHGGGGCISTALQIFSELHVSSSACPIAAGAPSHNIREFDHVLDSNRAALEKLSSILDCPPCCHDQEVLTALFLAVQKALSWYSAALDVAGDGEPTSPSSRVKSPPAFLGSYALGAQAQTLARAYVVMAQLQQHFQPLLAKLQRISSLSALGARSSSTTSLSSVSSLQSSTSGSAVIECQKRALQEALEDVVAKIEGIKRG, encoded by the exons ATGGCGAAGGGGAGCGCAGGCGATGCACCCAACACAAGAGACACATCTTTCAAGCGCCCGAAGATCAGGGAATCGTGCACTCAC TGCTCTAGCCAGAAGATCCGCTGCACCAAAGAACGCCCCGCTTGTGCCCGTTGCGTCAATAAAGGACTCCTATGTCAGTACAACATCTCGCGGCGTACCGGCACCAGGCGTCATTCTGTTCGAGCAACGCCTGAGCCTGAAACAACAATATCCAATGCTCCTACCTCCAGCGTTGCCCCGGACTCTGTTAAGATCGATGGCAAGCGGTCGCCCGCCATGAGCGACTTTGCATTGCTAGATGGTTTGGAGACATTCGACAATAGCCTGTGGCACCAGCCCATCACGACAGACATCCAGGATATAGACATGCAGTACTTCGACTTTTTTGACCCGGGTGGCTACCAAGCTGAGCCGGAACCCATTAATTCATTCGACATAGACAGCACGCTTTTGTGTGGGACATCGACAGCAGGTTATCTTCCAGAGCTGGACGCAGAAGCGTCAACACggccttcatcgtcatcatcgcctcCTAGTCAACGGAGCGATGGCGGCAGGGCGACGAcacatggtggtggtggatgcaTAAGTACGGCGCTCCAGATCTTCTCCGAACTTCATGTATCAAGTTCAGCGTGCCCCATAGCCGCGGGCGCACCATCCCACAACATTCGCGAGTTCGACCATGTGCTGGACAGCAATCGCGCAGCCTTGGAAAAACTGTCCAGCATTCTCGACTGCCCGCCGTGCTGCCATGATCAAGAGGTTCTCACGGCCTTGTTCCTGGCGGTCCAAAAAGCGCTGTCGTGGTACTCGGCAGCCTTGGATGTGGCGGGCGACGGCGAGCCCACCAGCCCGTCCTCGCGGGTGAAGAGCCCGCCGGCATTCCTGGGCAGCTACGCGCTTGGAGCCCAGGCGCAGACGCTGGCACGCGCGTATGTGGTGATGGCACAGTTGCAACAGCACTTCCAGCCGCTTCTGGCAAAGCTGCAGCGAATATCGTCCCTGTCGGCGCTGGGGGCGCGCTCGTCGTCGACGACCTCGCTGAGCTCCGTCTCGTCGCTGCAGTCATCCACGTCCGGATCGGCGGTGATTGAGTGCCAAAAGCGCGCGCTGCAGGAGGCGCTGGAGGATGTTGTGGCCAAGATTGAGGGCATCAAGCGCGGGTGA